In the genome of Burkholderia diffusa, one region contains:
- a CDS encoding AEC family transporter: protein MIGPIVLALAPVALLVALGHGLRRTGFIADAFWPHAERLCYFVLLPALFANGLANARLQALPVLPLAAALVGSTVLVAALLLLVRRFVAVDGAGFTSVFQGAVRFNNYVGTALAAGLFGAHGIALAAVCVAAIVPTVNLMCVLVFARYGDTRLGAWALVRQILSNPLVVGCALGIAMQAAGIAFPAAVEPAVRALGAASMPLGLLCVGAALKFDAARQWVQPMCIASAFKFMAMPLATLAAGRLFGLGDAALTIALLFQALPTSSSSYIMARQLGGDAPLMAGITAFQTIAAALAMPAVLTALASAPAFR, encoded by the coding sequence ATGATCGGCCCCATTGTGCTCGCGCTCGCGCCAGTCGCGCTGCTGGTGGCGCTCGGCCACGGCCTGCGGCGCACGGGCTTCATCGCCGATGCGTTCTGGCCGCATGCCGAGCGGCTGTGTTACTTCGTGCTGCTGCCCGCGCTGTTCGCGAACGGCCTCGCGAATGCGCGGCTGCAGGCGCTGCCCGTCTTGCCGCTCGCGGCGGCGCTGGTCGGTTCGACCGTGCTCGTCGCGGCGCTTCTGCTGCTGGTCCGCCGCTTCGTTGCGGTCGACGGCGCCGGGTTCACGTCGGTGTTCCAGGGTGCGGTGCGCTTCAACAATTATGTCGGCACCGCGCTCGCCGCAGGACTCTTCGGCGCGCACGGAATCGCGCTCGCGGCCGTGTGCGTCGCGGCGATCGTGCCGACCGTGAACCTGATGTGCGTGCTGGTGTTCGCGCGCTACGGCGACACGCGGCTCGGCGCGTGGGCGCTCGTGCGCCAGATCCTGTCGAATCCGCTCGTCGTCGGGTGCGCGCTGGGGATCGCGATGCAGGCCGCCGGCATCGCGTTTCCGGCCGCCGTCGAACCGGCCGTGCGCGCGCTCGGCGCTGCCTCGATGCCGCTCGGCCTGCTGTGCGTGGGCGCGGCGCTGAAGTTCGACGCCGCGCGGCAATGGGTGCAGCCGATGTGCATCGCGTCGGCGTTCAAGTTCATGGCGATGCCGCTCGCCACGCTCGCGGCCGGCCGCCTGTTCGGGCTCGGCGATGCCGCGCTGACCATCGCGCTGCTGTTCCAGGCACTGCCGACCTCGTCCTCGTCGTACATCATGGCGCGCCAGCTCGGCGGCGACGCACCGCTGATGGCCGGCATCACCGCGTTCCAGACGATCGCCGCCGCGCTCGCGATGCCGGCCGTGCTGACGGCGCTCGCGTCGGCGCCGGCATTTCGCTGA
- a CDS encoding LysR family transcriptional regulator gives MSLRAFRTLVAIARYRTFARAGEAIGLTQSAVSLQIKTLESEYNVRLFDRSRRHPVLTEAGNILVAQAEQVLAMVDRIPDALSDEKKLVGRLRIGAIQTALSGPLPDALLALRATHPSLRVHVSAGMSAELANRVAAGELDAAITTRPVRPHPAELTWTTLYEDRFWLIAPPQYAERDAGTLLEALPFIRFDAQAWAGRMIAAELRRIGVRVREEMVLDSAETIARMVARGLGAAIVALPDSTLARLPPVTRLPFGEPQMGRAVVLLEHRSRPAERFARALAAEVTASSMRISH, from the coding sequence ATGTCACTACGCGCATTCAGAACGCTGGTCGCGATCGCCCGATACCGGACCTTCGCACGCGCCGGCGAAGCGATCGGACTCACGCAATCGGCCGTGAGCCTGCAGATCAAGACGCTCGAAAGCGAATACAACGTCCGGCTGTTCGACCGTTCGCGCCGCCATCCGGTGCTCACCGAAGCCGGCAACATCCTTGTCGCGCAAGCCGAGCAGGTGCTCGCGATGGTCGACCGGATTCCCGATGCGCTCAGCGACGAAAAGAAGCTCGTCGGCCGCCTGCGGATCGGCGCGATCCAGACCGCGCTGTCCGGCCCGCTGCCCGATGCGCTGCTCGCGCTGCGTGCCACGCATCCGTCGTTGCGCGTGCACGTATCGGCCGGCATGTCGGCCGAACTGGCGAACCGCGTCGCGGCCGGCGAACTCGACGCCGCGATCACGACGCGCCCGGTGCGCCCGCATCCGGCAGAACTGACGTGGACCACGCTGTACGAAGACCGCTTCTGGCTGATCGCGCCGCCGCAGTATGCGGAGCGCGACGCGGGCACGCTGCTCGAGGCGTTGCCGTTCATCCGCTTCGACGCGCAGGCATGGGCCGGCCGGATGATCGCCGCCGAGTTACGCCGCATCGGCGTGCGTGTACGCGAGGAGATGGTGCTCGACAGCGCGGAGACTATCGCGCGAATGGTCGCCCGCGGGCTCGGCGCGGCGATCGTCGCGCTCCCCGACTCGACGCTTGCGCGGCTGCCGCCCGTCACGCGCTTGCCGTTCGGCGAGCCGCAGATGGGCCGCGCGGTCGTGCTGCTCGAACACCGGTCGCGGCCGGCGGAGCGTTTCGCGCGTGCGCTGGCCGCAGAAGTCACTGCGTCATCGATGAGAATTTCTCATTGA
- a CDS encoding nuclear transport factor 2 family protein, translating into MTDDPGDVARASYRAYVDKDRDAIEALIAPDFHFTSPLDNRLDRDAYLARCWPNSALLAGFAFVDVAVHGEYVFVVYEADTSAGRRFRNAERLRVRDGRIVEAEVYFGWYVPHQAPEGGFIESAG; encoded by the coding sequence ATGACAGACGATCCCGGTGACGTCGCGCGCGCCAGCTATCGTGCGTATGTCGACAAGGACCGCGACGCGATCGAAGCGCTGATCGCGCCGGACTTCCATTTCACGAGCCCACTCGACAACCGGCTCGACCGCGACGCTTATCTGGCGCGCTGCTGGCCGAACAGCGCGTTGCTCGCCGGTTTCGCGTTCGTCGACGTCGCCGTGCACGGCGAATACGTGTTCGTCGTGTACGAAGCCGACACGAGCGCCGGCAGGCGGTTCCGGAATGCGGAGCGGTTGCGCGTGCGCGATGGCCGGATCGTCGAGGCCGAGGTGTATTTCGGCTGGTATGTGCCGCACCAGGCGCCCGAGGGCGGGTTCATCGAATCGGCCGGCTGA
- a CDS encoding AraC family transcriptional regulator, protein MPSGPSPTLPPCPDPLARAPRVLCDGRSPPTRLYPPPAALHGAVVAIVSRDTRGFALSDAQRLTHFPASPIVCLSWYRGFDVGLVRRTGDGPVWRPFGASATLSGSQSMPVASWAPTSGQGGIVCLHADAARALFGVALPAIHDSVVDAHACLDGSWRPLLEALADAEHDDAALAALDRYLAPRWHALRGSVSPLSSLRDAGRSWLGRLASKAREWRYTHSPRQVERRIKSYSGRSLRDWQTLVRTEGVFFAARDRQEAGQPVDWAALALDEGFADQAHLSRATRRITGFSPTEFVRRFAEDESFWMYRLWV, encoded by the coding sequence ATGCCCTCCGGTCCGTCGCCCACTTTGCCGCCGTGCCCCGATCCGCTCGCGCGTGCGCCGCGCGTGCTGTGCGACGGCCGCTCGCCGCCCACCCGGCTGTATCCGCCGCCGGCCGCGCTGCACGGCGCGGTCGTCGCGATCGTCAGCCGCGACACGCGCGGCTTCGCGCTGAGCGACGCACAGCGGCTCACGCATTTCCCGGCGTCGCCGATCGTCTGCCTGTCGTGGTATCGCGGGTTCGACGTCGGGCTCGTCCGGCGCACGGGCGACGGCCCCGTATGGCGGCCGTTCGGCGCATCGGCGACGCTGTCGGGCAGCCAGTCGATGCCGGTCGCGAGCTGGGCGCCGACGAGCGGACAAGGCGGCATCGTCTGCCTGCATGCCGACGCCGCACGCGCGCTGTTCGGCGTCGCGCTGCCGGCGATCCACGATAGCGTCGTCGACGCGCATGCATGCCTCGACGGCAGCTGGCGGCCGCTGCTCGAAGCGCTCGCCGATGCCGAACACGACGACGCTGCACTGGCCGCGCTCGACCGTTACCTCGCACCGCGCTGGCACGCGCTGCGCGGCAGCGTGTCGCCGCTGTCGTCGCTGCGCGATGCCGGACGCAGCTGGCTCGGGCGTCTCGCGTCGAAAGCGCGCGAATGGCGCTACACCCACAGCCCGCGCCAGGTCGAACGGCGCATCAAGTCGTACAGCGGTCGCTCGTTGCGCGACTGGCAAACGCTGGTGCGCACCGAAGGCGTGTTCTTCGCCGCGCGCGACCGGCAGGAGGCCGGGCAGCCGGTCGACTGGGCCGCGCTCGCGCTGGACGAGGGATTCGCCGACCAGGCACACCTGAGCCGCGCGACGCGGCGCATCACGGGCTTCTCGCCGACCGAGTTCGTGCGACGCTTCGCCGAGGACGAATCGTTCTGGATGTACCGGCTCTGGGTGTGA
- a CDS encoding cytochrome P450 — translation MNTRSSSRCPFHADAAGAAPALHPPGVWPPGPRAGLTGWRLLRAMSRDLTGTLAGWQRAHGDVVHLRMWPEHAVVVTDPALVRELLVTHHDALVRWERGIRVFSQVHGRSVLVAEGDAWRDKRHALQPNFMPKPVQAFVPSIAATAGHALAQWPAHDAHWPIESALTSLAMDVIMRTMFSDAIGANARVAEEAVRTISAAANAEFYQPVSAPDWMPWKRGKARALAVLNGLIDRQLHARLDTPEHRWPDDLLSRLLRLHRADARTWPLQAVHDECMTAFLAGHETVAATLTWWAWNMAANPAAQAAARDEVVRVLGGRAPTADTRAALRYLTQTLEETMRVYPAAPILISRRALRPVALGAWQFPARTLFMLPIQLMHRDARWFPAPTAFRPERFADDAPAIPRGAYMPFGTGPRVCLGQHLAMTEMAVVAAMILQRHELSVPPGMAPPRATLNVTLRPERPLHLAIAPTRPAAEAGPS, via the coding sequence ATGAACACACGATCCTCTTCCCGATGCCCGTTTCATGCGGACGCCGCCGGTGCGGCGCCCGCGCTTCACCCGCCCGGCGTATGGCCGCCGGGGCCGCGTGCCGGCCTGACGGGGTGGCGGCTGCTGCGCGCGATGTCGCGCGACCTGACCGGCACGCTCGCGGGCTGGCAGCGTGCGCATGGCGACGTGGTGCACCTGCGCATGTGGCCCGAACATGCGGTGGTCGTGACCGATCCGGCGCTCGTGCGCGAGCTCCTGGTCACACATCACGATGCGCTCGTGCGCTGGGAGCGCGGCATCCGCGTGTTCTCGCAGGTTCACGGGCGCAGTGTGCTGGTTGCCGAGGGCGACGCATGGCGCGACAAGCGCCACGCGCTGCAGCCGAACTTCATGCCGAAACCGGTGCAGGCATTCGTGCCGTCGATCGCCGCGACGGCCGGTCATGCGCTCGCGCAGTGGCCCGCGCACGACGCGCACTGGCCGATCGAAAGCGCGCTGACGTCGCTTGCGATGGACGTGATCATGCGCACGATGTTCTCGGACGCGATCGGCGCGAATGCACGCGTGGCCGAGGAGGCCGTGCGCACGATCAGCGCGGCCGCGAACGCCGAGTTCTACCAGCCCGTCAGCGCGCCGGACTGGATGCCGTGGAAGCGTGGCAAGGCGAGGGCGCTGGCGGTGCTGAACGGATTGATCGACCGGCAACTGCACGCGCGTCTGGACACGCCGGAGCACCGCTGGCCGGACGACCTGCTGTCGCGCCTGTTGCGGCTGCATCGCGCCGACGCGCGCACATGGCCGCTGCAAGCCGTGCACGACGAGTGCATGACGGCATTCCTCGCCGGTCACGAGACGGTTGCAGCCACGCTGACCTGGTGGGCGTGGAACATGGCCGCGAATCCGGCCGCGCAGGCCGCCGCGCGCGACGAAGTCGTGCGCGTGCTCGGCGGCCGTGCGCCGACCGCCGACACGCGCGCGGCATTGCGCTACCTGACGCAGACCCTCGAGGAAACGATGCGCGTCTATCCGGCCGCGCCGATCCTGATCAGCCGTCGCGCATTGCGGCCGGTCGCGTTGGGCGCATGGCAATTTCCGGCGCGAACGTTGTTCATGCTGCCGATTCAGCTGATGCATCGCGACGCGCGCTGGTTTCCGGCGCCGACGGCATTCCGGCCCGAGCGCTTTGCCGACGACGCGCCGGCGATTCCGCGCGGCGCCTACATGCCGTTCGGCACGGGGCCGCGCGTCTGCCTCGGCCAGCATCTGGCGATGACGGAGATGGCGGTGGTGGCGGCAATGATCCTGCAGCGCCATGAACTGTCGGTGCCGCCCGGCATGGCGCCGCCGCGCGCGACGCTGAACGTGACGCTGCGGCCCGAACGCCCGCTGCACCTGGCGATCGCGCCTACGCGGCCGGCGGCGGAGGCCGGACCGTCGTGA
- a CDS encoding helix-turn-helix transcriptional regulator, whose protein sequence is MDRLFSEIAMHQALGRAIDHLGQPRFWRFLVLLLNEMVPFDNALATAIGRDGVPLVLDEYDTGGSDSASPVPLYLNGLYLLDPFLQAAHDGLADGCYRLEEVAPDLFRQSEYFLSYFRDAVGDDEIQILLRPNPDLLLSLSLGASARFDVEPLGKLTAAMPWVLATIRQHWRLVGDAARATPDDDLGARVEQALARFGAGVLTDREMSIARMVLRGNSSKAIAERLAISPETVKVHRRHLYAKLGISSQPELFSRFIQALGEDAAG, encoded by the coding sequence ATGGATCGACTCTTCTCCGAAATCGCGATGCACCAGGCGCTGGGCCGCGCGATCGATCATCTGGGCCAGCCGCGCTTCTGGCGCTTCCTGGTGCTGCTGCTCAACGAAATGGTGCCGTTCGACAACGCGCTCGCGACCGCGATCGGCCGTGACGGCGTGCCGCTCGTGCTCGACGAATACGACACGGGCGGCTCGGACAGCGCGTCGCCGGTGCCGCTTTACCTCAATGGGTTATATCTGCTCGATCCGTTCCTGCAGGCCGCGCACGACGGGCTCGCCGACGGCTGCTACCGGCTCGAGGAAGTCGCGCCCGACCTGTTCCGGCAGAGCGAATATTTCCTGAGCTACTTTCGTGACGCGGTCGGCGACGATGAAATCCAGATTCTGCTGCGGCCGAACCCCGATCTGCTGCTGTCGTTGTCGCTCGGCGCGTCGGCGCGCTTCGACGTCGAACCGCTCGGCAAGCTGACGGCGGCGATGCCGTGGGTGCTCGCGACGATCCGGCAGCACTGGCGGCTGGTGGGCGATGCCGCGCGCGCGACGCCCGACGACGATCTCGGCGCGCGCGTCGAGCAGGCGCTCGCGCGATTCGGCGCGGGCGTGCTGACCGATCGCGAGATGTCGATCGCGAGAATGGTGCTGCGCGGCAATTCGTCGAAGGCGATCGCGGAACGGCTGGCGATTTCGCCGGAGACGGTGAAGGTGCATCGGCGGCACCTTTACGCGAAGCTCGGGATCTCGTCTCAGCCGGAGCTGTTTTCGCGGTTCATTCAGGCGTTGGGGGAGGATGCGGCGGGCTGA
- a CDS encoding APC family permease: MAMMSESTGTLQATPATEDAPRALSQTLSVRDAVMITVSGVTPASSIFVIAPFAIQQAGSGAVLSFVLGGVLALAFALCYAELSAAHRSAGGEYVMAKRVFGTLPGYLTFITVLSVSVFIPAVLASGAAPYLNNALGTHFGNQSVALAIVLLSYLLGMLNIKTNAWITGAFLVVEIGVLMLIAALGFGSPHRGADALVAPVVASGNALVPATLAAIVPAIGTAIFCYNGFGSAAYLAEDLRGGNRNVAKAVIYSLLVILVVELVPLAAIVLGAPSLTELTKSADPIGYVVRSLSSPTVSRVVSGGIFLSVFNAIIAIVITMGRLLYSSGRHALWSRSCNRAFSTIHPRFQSPWLATLALAVPSSGLVFVSSLDELTAFTVDLLLLIYLVVGLAALASRLVRRDVEHHYRMPLWPVTPLVAVAGATYTLYTTLATATKPTDLIIIGGLLMAALVTYAVWARHSEAFRSL; the protein is encoded by the coding sequence ATGGCGATGATGTCGGAATCGACGGGCACGCTGCAAGCGACGCCTGCCACGGAAGACGCACCGCGCGCGCTGTCGCAGACGCTCAGCGTGCGTGACGCGGTGATGATCACCGTGTCGGGCGTGACGCCCGCAAGTTCGATCTTCGTGATCGCGCCGTTTGCGATCCAGCAGGCCGGCAGCGGCGCGGTGCTGTCGTTCGTGCTCGGCGGCGTGCTCGCGCTCGCGTTCGCGCTCTGCTACGCGGAGCTCAGCGCCGCGCACCGCAGCGCAGGCGGCGAATACGTGATGGCCAAGCGCGTGTTCGGTACGCTGCCCGGCTACCTGACGTTCATCACGGTGCTGTCCGTCAGCGTGTTCATCCCGGCCGTGCTCGCGAGCGGCGCCGCGCCGTATCTGAACAACGCGCTGGGCACGCACTTCGGCAACCAGTCGGTCGCGCTCGCGATCGTGCTGCTCAGCTATCTGCTCGGAATGCTGAACATCAAGACGAACGCGTGGATCACGGGCGCGTTTCTCGTCGTCGAGATCGGCGTGCTGATGCTGATCGCGGCGCTGGGCTTCGGCTCGCCGCATCGCGGCGCGGACGCGCTGGTCGCACCGGTCGTCGCGAGCGGCAATGCGCTGGTGCCGGCCACGCTCGCGGCGATCGTGCCCGCGATCGGCACTGCGATCTTCTGCTACAACGGCTTCGGCTCCGCCGCCTATCTCGCGGAAGACCTGCGCGGCGGCAACCGCAACGTCGCGAAGGCGGTGATCTATTCGCTGCTGGTGATTCTCGTCGTCGAACTGGTTCCGCTCGCCGCGATCGTGCTCGGTGCGCCGTCGCTGACGGAACTGACGAAGAGCGCGGACCCGATCGGCTATGTCGTACGTTCGCTGAGCAGCCCGACGGTGTCGCGCGTGGTCAGCGGCGGGATCTTCCTGTCGGTGTTCAACGCGATCATCGCGATCGTCATCACGATGGGGCGCCTGCTGTACAGCAGCGGCCGGCATGCGCTCTGGTCGCGCAGTTGCAACCGCGCGTTCTCGACGATCCATCCGCGTTTCCAATCGCCGTGGCTCGCGACGCTCGCGCTGGCGGTGCCGTCATCCGGGCTCGTGTTCGTGTCGAGTCTCGACGAGCTGACCGCGTTCACGGTCGACCTGCTGCTGCTGATCTACCTCGTCGTCGGGCTGGCCGCGCTGGCGAGCCGTCTCGTGCGTCGCGACGTCGAGCACCATTACCGAATGCCGCTGTGGCCCGTGACGCCGCTCGTCGCGGTCGCGGGCGCCACGTACACGCTCTACACGACACTGGCGACGGCGACCAAGCCGACCGACCTGATCATCATCGGCGGGCTGCTGATGGCCGCGCTCGTGACGTATGCGGTCTGGGCGCGCCACAGCGAAGCGTTCCGCTCGCTCTGA
- a CDS encoding P1 family peptidase has protein sequence MRTRDLGIRIGLGTPGRFNAITDVPGVRVGHCTLNVENGDASIRTGVTVIEPRAGAAHDSPCFAGVHVLNGNGDATGLEWIREAGLLTTPVAYTNTHSVGAVRDALVANEREAAAGRVYWCMPVVMETYDGLLNDIWGQHVSAAHVLRALAAAESGPVAEGGVGGGTGMICHEFKGGIGTASRVVAADAGGWTVGALVQANYGVREMLRVAGYPVGEVLRHVHSPFRTPDVQGEAGMGSIVVTIATDAPLLPHQCTRLAQRASVGLARVGGGTEDSSGDIFLAFATGNDGLPAANYGNKGAPTTAVKMVNNDHISALFVAAAEAVEEAIVNALVAGSDVESRGARVEGLGHARLLDALREVGWRPGRGA, from the coding sequence ATGCGCACGAGGGATCTCGGCATCCGCATCGGACTCGGCACGCCGGGCCGCTTCAACGCGATCACGGACGTGCCGGGCGTGCGGGTCGGACATTGCACGCTGAACGTGGAGAACGGCGACGCGTCGATCCGCACCGGCGTCACCGTCATCGAGCCGCGCGCGGGCGCCGCGCACGATTCGCCGTGCTTCGCGGGCGTTCACGTGCTGAACGGCAACGGCGACGCGACCGGGCTCGAATGGATCCGCGAAGCCGGCCTGTTGACGACACCCGTCGCCTACACGAACACGCACAGCGTCGGCGCGGTGCGCGATGCGCTGGTCGCGAACGAACGCGAAGCGGCGGCGGGCCGCGTGTACTGGTGCATGCCGGTCGTGATGGAAACCTACGACGGCCTGCTCAACGACATCTGGGGGCAGCACGTGAGCGCCGCGCACGTGCTGCGCGCGCTGGCCGCCGCGGAGTCGGGGCCCGTGGCCGAAGGCGGCGTGGGCGGCGGCACCGGGATGATCTGCCACGAGTTCAAGGGCGGGATCGGCACCGCGTCGCGCGTGGTCGCGGCCGACGCGGGCGGCTGGACCGTCGGCGCGCTCGTACAGGCGAACTACGGTGTGCGCGAGATGCTGCGCGTGGCCGGCTATCCGGTCGGCGAGGTGTTGCGGCACGTGCATTCGCCGTTTCGCACGCCCGATGTACAAGGCGAGGCCGGGATGGGTTCGATCGTCGTCACGATCGCGACCGACGCGCCGCTGCTGCCGCATCAGTGCACGCGCCTCGCGCAGCGGGCGAGCGTCGGGCTGGCCCGCGTCGGCGGCGGGACCGAGGATTCGAGCGGCGACATCTTCCTCGCGTTCGCGACGGGAAACGACGGGCTGCCGGCCGCGAACTACGGCAACAAGGGCGCGCCGACGACGGCCGTGAAGATGGTGAACAACGACCACATCTCCGCGCTGTTCGTCGCGGCGGCGGAGGCGGTGGAGGAGGCGATCGTGAATGCGCTGGTCGCGGGGAGCGACGTCGAATCGCGCGGCGCGCGGGTCGAAGGGCTGGGGCACGCGCGTTTGCTGGATGCGTTGCGCGAAGTGGGATGGCGGCCGGGGCGCGGCGCCTGA
- a CDS encoding FUSC family protein, with protein MKPQPAIERPSIEPARWRSWLGPLGGAARDWAASDGLIWLHLAKTVLAALLAMGIAMRLEMSQPRTAMTTVFVLMQPLSGMVFAKSFYRVLGTAAGLVAALALGGLFAQQPELYMAGMTLWVGGCIALAVRNRHFRWYGFVLAGYTAALIGLPAVMTPQTLFQSALTRAAEVALGIACSGAVSALILPLSSAKALMRSLTARHVKFAAFAAGALSGDLARGDFERRFADFVDEIVGFEANRAFASFEDPHIRARSRRLARLNSEFMNACTRLHALHQLVKRLRTNRSDAVLDALAPHIDALAQRVTALRDERQRGITSTTGALLELRRFHGALPKAARASRREIEDHAAGGLLDFDTAIELMYRFIGEYLGYADTNASLDRDDHAFERSVTHYAVKTNSFFVGFTFLRTLVAVGAMSAFWIASEWPSGPLAVIATAIACALSSTSPRAPKFVAQMGVGAAFATAVGYVFLCYVYPNIDGFPLLCAALAPVLGLGAFLAMRPGLSGYGIGFAVFFCLLAGPDNAIAYTPEVLINNGFAIVVAMLACSIVFAVVFPTHMPWLTSRIAHDLRRQVTLACEGARDGLAARFQSSTHDLMAQLRTLLVKRTRQHRDALRWMLSTLEVGHAVIDLRDELHGFCESKPPQTQRWTASIDAVLHALPRFFDDPSPGHHARTLKSVNLAIRAAQHTLHAWYAVPDERRRMQRIVGCLHFIRSALLDKDAPFNRHRH; from the coding sequence ATGAAGCCACAACCTGCGATCGAGCGACCTTCCATCGAACCGGCACGATGGAGAAGCTGGCTCGGTCCGCTCGGCGGCGCCGCGCGCGACTGGGCCGCGAGCGACGGGCTGATCTGGCTGCACCTCGCCAAAACCGTGCTCGCCGCGCTGCTCGCGATGGGCATCGCGATGCGGCTGGAGATGTCGCAGCCGCGCACGGCGATGACGACCGTGTTCGTGCTGATGCAGCCGCTCTCGGGGATGGTGTTCGCGAAGAGTTTCTACCGCGTGCTCGGCACCGCGGCCGGCCTCGTCGCCGCGCTCGCGCTCGGCGGGCTGTTCGCGCAGCAGCCGGAGCTGTACATGGCCGGCATGACGCTGTGGGTCGGCGGCTGCATCGCGCTCGCGGTCCGCAACCGCCATTTCCGCTGGTACGGGTTCGTGCTCGCCGGTTATACGGCCGCGCTGATCGGCCTGCCCGCGGTGATGACGCCGCAGACGCTGTTCCAGTCCGCACTCACGCGCGCCGCGGAAGTCGCGCTCGGTATCGCATGCTCCGGCGCGGTCAGCGCGCTGATTCTTCCGCTCAGTTCCGCAAAGGCGCTGATGCGCTCGCTGACCGCCCGTCACGTGAAGTTCGCGGCCTTCGCGGCCGGCGCGCTGTCGGGCGACCTCGCACGCGGCGATTTCGAGCGGCGCTTCGCCGATTTCGTCGACGAGATCGTCGGCTTCGAGGCCAACCGCGCGTTCGCGTCGTTCGAGGATCCGCACATTCGCGCGCGCAGCCGCCGGCTCGCGCGCCTGAACAGCGAATTCATGAATGCATGCACGCGCCTGCATGCGCTGCACCAGCTCGTCAAACGCTTGCGCACGAACCGGTCCGACGCGGTGCTCGACGCGCTCGCGCCGCACATCGACGCGCTCGCGCAGCGGGTGACCGCGTTGCGCGACGAGCGGCAGCGCGGGATCACGTCGACCACGGGCGCGCTGCTCGAACTGCGCCGCTTTCACGGCGCGCTGCCGAAGGCCGCGCGCGCATCGCGCCGCGAGATCGAGGATCACGCGGCCGGCGGCCTGCTCGACTTCGACACCGCGATCGAGCTGATGTATCGCTTCATCGGCGAGTATCTCGGCTATGCCGACACCAACGCGTCGCTCGACCGCGACGATCACGCGTTCGAACGCTCGGTCACGCACTACGCGGTGAAGACCAATTCGTTCTTCGTCGGCTTCACGTTCCTGCGCACGCTCGTGGCGGTCGGCGCAATGAGCGCGTTCTGGATCGCGTCCGAATGGCCGAGCGGCCCGCTCGCCGTCATCGCCACCGCGATCGCGTGCGCGCTGAGCTCGACATCGCCGCGCGCACCGAAGTTCGTCGCGCAGATGGGCGTCGGCGCGGCGTTCGCGACGGCCGTCGGCTATGTGTTCCTGTGCTACGTCTACCCGAACATCGACGGCTTTCCGCTGCTGTGCGCGGCGCTCGCGCCGGTGCTCGGCCTCGGCGCCTTTCTCGCGATGCGCCCGGGCCTGTCGGGCTACGGGATCGGCTTCGCGGTGTTCTTCTGCCTGCTCGCCGGCCCCGACAACGCGATCGCGTATACGCCCGAGGTGCTGATCAACAACGGCTTCGCCATCGTCGTCGCGATGCTCGCCTGCTCGATCGTGTTCGCCGTGGTGTTTCCGACCCACATGCCGTGGCTCACGTCGCGTATCGCGCACGACCTGCGCCGCCAGGTCACGCTCGCGTGCGAAGGCGCGCGCGACGGCCTCGCGGCACGCTTCCAGTCGAGCACGCACGACCTGATGGCGCAGTTGCGCACGCTGCTCGTCAAGCGCACGCGGCAGCATCGCGACGCGCTGCGCTGGATGCTGTCGACGCTCGAAGTCGGTCATGCCGTGATCGACCTGCGCGACGAGCTGCACGGGTTCTGCGAATCGAAACCGCCGCAGACGCAGCGCTGGACTGCATCGATCGACGCGGTGCTGCACGCGCTGCCGCGCTTCTTCGACGATCCGTCACCGGGCCACCATGCGCGCACGCTGAAATCGGTGAATCTGGCGATACGCGCCGCCCAGCACACGCTGCACGCGTGGTACGCGGTGCCGGACGAACGCCGTCGCATGCAGCGCATCGTCGGCTGCCTGCACTTCATCCGCAGCGCGCTGCTGGACAAGGATGCACCGTTCAATCGCCATCGTCATTGA